ACATattaaaaacatccacagtaatgCATGGTGCGCAAAAATCAAACTCTGAAGGTAAAATATTAGCTTCGAACTTGGGTACTAACTGTTAAATGTGACCGGTGAAGAAGTTCCCTGTCTTATTAAAAAGCGTGGATCCACTCTCTCCGAGTTGGAAAGGATTTACCTCCGTAGAGTTCAGGGGACAGGACGGACGCACTCATTCTCAAccaacacacacctctgctccGCTCTCTATGATCGGCtgaagcccacacacacacctttcctgGAGCCAGGGggatgctgcagctcacacacatgGAGGTATAATAAGCTCTtgtttgtgtctcagcagctAAACTAGTCTGTTACATTGCATTAACAAAGAATTCCTCCCGATATGGAATGGTGCAGTGTACAAAATAATCACAAGATCGCTCATCAAAACCCTTAAAACGCCGCTAAGCTCTCAGGATTCAATGATTTTGGAGAGCGTTTGCGGGCCATTGTTAGCatcctctttgttttgttttacagtgaaCCATTCCACAGGGGTACCAGGTAAGGCCACTCCCTTCTCTCTTGCCAAGTTGCTGGGCATTTGTCCATTTGCTCCTTCCCTACATTCTGTAATTTTTGCCCCCTGTGCTGCCTCGACTTGAGTTTTTCTGATGCACTTCCTGCAACAGAAGAGAAGCACATTTTAGACACATATAGATATACTTTATGTGTGTTGCTGTACTTCAGACACATAATGAAGAGACAAAACAATGTCGACAATAACACAGCATGGAAGCTACCACTCATACCACAAGGTTGGAGCTGTGAAGATGTTGAAGGTATACATTTAATGTTATGTACAGTATATTGAGAATTGGCGGGTCTCCTCCTTCTTAGTAAGCTAGTTAATAGGCTTATGatggctgcagttcctcaagtggccactggaggctggctccaaaagcgattgCCAGTCAGTTAGCAATCCAGCTAAGTAGGTAGCTTGTTATGAAGCAGTTTGAACAGCAACCAAATTCTAACTAATTTTGATTTTCAGTTGGAATAACAGATTTTTATGTTCTTTCTTAATTCTGACTACCGcctattaatttttttttgtgatttaaatACTCCATCACACGACTCCTTTCCTCTCCATCACCGCCAGTGCGACAGAAACATGAtcttcctgcctcctctgcagcatcGACCTGTTGTGACGAGCCGTCTGAATTTCAGGACATactgcacagcagcagagtggagGCTCCGCCtagggaggagcagggagtGCCACTGGGTCTACCACAAAAACCACTTAGCTCCTTGTCTTGCTAATGGTTTTCTTTTTTGAGGAAAAAAGGGTAAAAAGCTGCACACAGATGAACCTTAAAAGGTTCACACTTGCTGCAGATTCTGAATTTAGACATTACAGAATCTTTGAAGCTCTTATGTCATCAGATGCTTCAGACTGTTTGATAAAGGTCTGAATCACATAATGTTACTAAAACTGTGCATACCTTGAAGGATGAATGACTATGTCCAGATGAAGGTCTCTGTGGGAGAGAAGTGAAGCATCTTCAGGTGGATAAAGTTTAGCCCTTAACCCTTAAAAGTAAACTGAGTATTTTGATCATTATGTACTGCAGCCTTTAGCTTAGTGTAGTCTGAAGGAAGAAAAGCAATTATACAATACAGATCTATTTTGGTTTACCACCGAGTCCCtctgaaaactttttttctttcattctcctaatgccaaatatatatataacacataTATATAATCATTGTAAAAGAAATTTTGCAGGTGCAACAGTCCTCTTCACAAGTCTGCTAATGTATAATAAAGTATAATTAAGCCTTTGGACCCAAACCCAAGGATTTTGGGTGAATGTAGAGACACAGATATATATCCAGTGCTTTCCTTTATGACTAAACTTAAACATTTGTGCTTCTGTTAgtgactgttttatgttttggcTTTGGCTTTTTGGCTAACAAGCTGTAATGTCATGCCCAATGAGCATCTCACAGTTTACAAGAATGAACATAAATGTATTTTCCAAAGCAAAACATTGTGTATGCATGCTGACACAAACATCTGTCCTATCCCCTCCTTTCCTGATtaaaacctttttgtttttttagagtgTATCTGTTTAGTGCCATGCTCACcttcttgttttttgtcttgtctgGCTGCTGTGCTGTCCTACGCTCTGTGCCCTTGTCCACTTTGTGCCCTGCGGTACTAACCTTGGGTGCTCTCGGCATGTCTGTGTGGCGCTGTGCACGCACAGAGCGAGTAGGCTTGCTAGTCTTGGCAGGTGCACAGTACATCTCCAGGCGCCGCAGCTCACAGCTTTGGAAGCAGCACTCGTCCACAATGCCGCGGGATCGCCGTGCATTGGGGCCGTAGCCTGTTGGTTTACctgtttaagaaaaaaaatagcaggGAGGGATTTAGATCTGAAGATGTTTTGGTTATTGCTGCTTTACAGAGCTGAGCTGATGGCTGAACAGAATACAAACTTGAACCCTTGAATGCAGATCAGCATGatacaaactagccaacaagccATAAACCCATCTGGGAAACACTGTTTTTGAGAAGTTCTTTAAGGGTTTAGTTGAGTCAGTGTTCCATCTACTGACATAGAGGAGGCAGGGTTTATGTCCTATACCACAGCCAGCCAATAGGGCGCAATCTAGATGTTTTGGGTTCACATTTGGGGAATAGCCGAATAATGTTGAGCCTAgaaattgtgtttatttaagCTAAACTGCTCTAAGTGAGTTACCATTTCATTTTTACTCTTGTTTTTCCCCTCTTGACTCCGAGCTGGCAGCTTCACAAATGCCAGCTTCTGAAAGCAACTCTTATACAGGGTGAGGAATGATATCTAATGGATACAGTAGCTGGCATTTAGCTCACATAGAAGGTAAAGCCTGAAGcctaaaaatgaaaattaaGTTTAAATTACAAGTAAGTGCCAAGTACTAaggctttttttgtctgtagCTGCTGTTCTAGACTTGCATTTGTTGCTTAATGCACTAAAAAGGCAACATAGGAACAGTAGAAAAGAACAAAC
This region of Parambassis ranga chromosome 2, fParRan2.1, whole genome shotgun sequence genomic DNA includes:
- the igf1 gene encoding insulin-like growth factor 1 isoform X2, translated to MSSALSFQWHLCDVFKCAMCCISCSHTLSLLLCVLTLTPTATGAGPETLCGAELVDTLQFVCGERGFYFSKPTGYGPNARRSRGIVDECCFQSCELRRLEMYCAPAKTSKPTRSVRAQRHTDMPRAPKVSTAGHKVDKGTERRTAQQPDKTKNKKEVHQKNSSRGSTGGKNYRM
- the igf1 gene encoding insulin-like growth factor 1 isoform X1, whose product is MSSALSFQWHLCDVFKCAMCCISCSHTLSLLLCVLTLTPTATGAGPETLCGAELVDTLQFVCGERGFYFSKPTGYGPNARRSRGIVDECCFQSCELRRLEMYCAPAKTSKPTRSVRAQRHTDMPRAPKVSTAGHKVDKGTERRTAQQPDKTKNKKRPSSGHSHSSFKEVHQKNSSRGSTGGKNYRM